One segment of Marvinbryantia formatexigens DSM 14469 DNA contains the following:
- a CDS encoding alpha/beta fold hydrolase, whose product MRGKWMFTGLLLCLALMLLPAAAGRAALLPQPDAESLKEDALQVAEDMQTGNFAAVTEKFNAEMAAALDEDTLKSGWDSAVAILGDFLETISAESYEQGAYVVVDILEHYENNGMKLHIVYDGEGKIAGMQITYADVEEYEEETQSEDGAAAYTEEEVTVTADERVPLGGTLTLPVDVEKPPVVILVHGSGSSDRDENINGNKPFADIAHGLAARGIAVLRYDKRYYVYPDCPDVGSAEMVTLREESLDDVDAAIKLMQEDARVDGSHIFVLGHSLGGCLCPAIAAEHPQLTGIISMAGSLRPLWEISYDQNQEVIAAAEAGNLTEEQQAQLAEAAEQVEADTKILREDLDNQPDDGMLLGIPARYWKSIKEYCGMNFINEVKMPVLVLQGDADFQVYPEKDYALWQEALGGRDNVVFHLYEGLNHLMMPTQGKRDITEYAVKSHVDTQVIDDIAEFIMDVVK is encoded by the coding sequence ATGAGAGGAAAATGGATGTTTACGGGATTGCTGCTTTGCCTGGCGCTGATGCTGCTGCCGGCGGCAGCGGGAAGGGCGGCGCTTCTGCCGCAGCCGGATGCGGAGAGCCTGAAGGAGGATGCTCTGCAGGTGGCGGAGGATATGCAGACAGGGAATTTTGCTGCGGTGACGGAAAAGTTTAATGCAGAAATGGCGGCGGCGCTCGATGAAGATACGCTAAAGAGCGGATGGGATTCCGCAGTTGCCATTCTGGGAGATTTTCTGGAGACGATTTCCGCGGAGAGCTATGAGCAGGGCGCGTATGTTGTTGTGGATATTCTGGAACACTATGAAAATAACGGAATGAAGCTTCACATTGTTTATGACGGAGAGGGAAAGATTGCCGGAATGCAGATTACCTACGCCGATGTGGAGGAATATGAGGAGGAGACGCAGTCTGAGGACGGCGCTGCGGCGTACACGGAGGAAGAGGTGACGGTGACAGCGGATGAGCGTGTTCCGCTGGGCGGCACGCTGACGCTGCCGGTGGATGTGGAAAAGCCGCCGGTTGTGATTCTGGTGCATGGATCCGGGTCCTCTGACCGGGATGAAAATATTAACGGAAACAAGCCGTTTGCGGATATCGCGCACGGACTTGCGGCGCGCGGCATTGCGGTGCTGCGCTATGACAAGCGCTACTATGTATATCCGGACTGCCCGGATGTGGGCTCGGCAGAGATGGTCACGCTGCGTGAGGAATCCTTAGATGATGTGGATGCGGCGATTAAGCTGATGCAGGAGGACGCGCGGGTGGACGGCAGCCATATTTTTGTGCTTGGTCATTCGCTTGGCGGATGTCTGTGTCCGGCGATTGCGGCAGAGCATCCGCAGCTTACCGGTATTATTTCGATGGCGGGCAGTCTGCGCCCGCTCTGGGAAATCTCCTATGATCAGAACCAGGAGGTGATCGCAGCGGCGGAAGCAGGCAATCTGACGGAGGAGCAGCAGGCGCAGCTTGCAGAGGCGGCGGAGCAGGTGGAGGCTGACACGAAGATTTTGCGGGAAGATCTGGATAATCAGCCGGACGACGGCATGCTGCTCGGCATTCCGGCACGGTACTGGAAGTCGATTAAGGAATACTGCGGAATGAACTTTATCAACGAGGTGAAAATGCCGGTACTTGTTTTGCAGGGCGATGCCGATTTCCAGGTATATCCGGAGAAGGATTACGCGCTCTGGCAGGAGGCGCTCGGCGGCAGGGATAATGTTGTTTTTCATCTCTATGAAGGCTTAAATCATCTGATGATGCCTACGCAGGGAAAGCGGGATATCACGGAATATGCGGTGAAAAGCCATGTAGATACACAGGTAATAGATGACATTGCAGAGTTTATAATGGATG
- the recJ gene encoding single-stranded-DNA-specific exonuclease RecJ, whose protein sequence is MQKWVVAAKRADFGAIAEKFGIDQVTARLIRNRDVVGDAAIEEYLNGSLLNLHSAHQMKDCDKAAALLADKIDAQKKIRIIGDYDIDGVCATCILYRALQLCGANVDYDLPDRILDGYGLNRNLIDLAGDEGVDTILTCDNGIAAVEEVAYARSLGMTVIVTDHHEPGEVLPEADALVNPHQKSCPYPYKNLCGAAVAYKLVTVLCEAMGIPQDESEKLIELAGFATVGDVMDLTGENRILVKEGLLQLNHTENPGLQALIRVNNLQDKEITSYHIGFVLGPCLNAGGRLDTAKKSLELLLAQSEAEATLLAEELLELNERRKAMTLEGYEQAVELIENGPMRDDKVLVVYLPDCHESLAGIIAGRLRERYYRPAIVLTQGESAVKGSGRSIESYSMFQELQKCADLFLKFGGHPMAAGCSLEKENVGELRRRLNAQTTLTQEDLTEKIVIDVPMPLGYITERLIEELSCLEPFGKGNSKPVFAEKNLDILSARAVGQSGRVVRLRVANAAGTVMDAVYFGDATLFREYVEEKYGRTETEKLFQGRRNAVQLSVIYYPSIHEYNGLRSIQIVVQKYQ, encoded by the coding sequence ACAGCGCCCACCAGATGAAGGACTGCGACAAAGCGGCGGCGCTGCTGGCGGATAAGATTGACGCGCAGAAAAAAATCCGCATCATAGGAGATTATGATATTGACGGTGTGTGCGCGACCTGTATTTTGTACCGGGCGCTGCAGCTTTGCGGGGCGAATGTGGATTATGACCTGCCGGACCGTATTCTGGACGGGTACGGGCTGAACCGGAATCTGATTGACCTGGCGGGGGATGAGGGCGTGGATACGATTTTGACGTGCGACAATGGCATTGCGGCGGTGGAGGAGGTCGCCTACGCGCGAAGCCTTGGCATGACGGTGATCGTGACGGACCATCATGAGCCGGGAGAAGTGCTTCCGGAGGCGGACGCGCTGGTGAATCCGCACCAGAAAAGCTGTCCGTACCCCTACAAGAATCTCTGCGGCGCGGCGGTGGCGTATAAGCTGGTAACGGTGCTCTGTGAGGCGATGGGCATCCCGCAGGATGAAAGTGAGAAGCTGATAGAGCTTGCGGGATTTGCGACGGTCGGCGATGTGATGGACCTTACCGGGGAAAACCGCATTCTCGTAAAGGAAGGGCTGCTGCAGCTCAATCATACGGAAAATCCGGGACTGCAGGCGCTTATCCGCGTGAATAATCTGCAGGATAAGGAGATTACGTCTTATCACATCGGTTTTGTGCTCGGTCCCTGTCTGAACGCGGGCGGGCGGCTGGACACGGCAAAGAAGTCGCTGGAGCTGCTGCTGGCGCAGTCGGAGGCGGAGGCAACGCTTCTGGCGGAGGAGCTGCTGGAGCTGAATGAGCGGCGCAAGGCGATGACGCTGGAGGGCTATGAGCAGGCGGTGGAGCTGATTGAAAACGGTCCCATGCGTGACGATAAGGTGCTGGTGGTTTATCTGCCGGACTGTCACGAAAGTCTTGCCGGAATTATCGCCGGACGGCTGCGGGAGCGCTATTACCGTCCGGCAATCGTGCTGACGCAGGGGGAGAGCGCTGTGAAGGGCTCAGGGCGTTCGATCGAGAGCTATTCGATGTTCCAGGAGCTGCAGAAATGCGCCGACCTCTTTTTGAAATTTGGCGGGCATCCGATGGCGGCGGGCTGCTCCCTGGAAAAGGAAAATGTCGGGGAGCTGCGCAGGCGGCTGAATGCGCAGACAACGCTCACCCAGGAGGATCTGACGGAAAAGATCGTGATAGATGTACCGATGCCGCTGGGCTATATCACGGAGCGGCTGATTGAAGAGCTCTCCTGTCTGGAGCCTTTTGGAAAGGGTAACAGCAAGCCGGTGTTTGCGGAAAAAAATCTGGATATTTTAAGCGCAAGGGCAGTCGGGCAGAGCGGCAGGGTCGTCCGTCTGCGGGTGGCGAACGCCGCCGGGACGGTGATGGACGCCGTTTACTTTGGTGATGCGACGCTCTTTCGGGAATATGTTGAAGAAAAATATGGACGCACAGAGACGGAAAAGCTTTTCCAGGGCAGGAGAAATGCGGTGCAGCTCTCCGTAATCTACTACCCGTCCATTCATGAATACAACGGGCTGCGCAGTATTCAGATTGTGGTGCAGAAATATCAGTAG